From Quercus lobata isolate SW786 chromosome 11, ValleyOak3.0 Primary Assembly, whole genome shotgun sequence:
CTAATGAAGAAGCCCGTCCAACAAAGGCAAGGGGTTTTTGCCCTGGAGCAAAACAAAGCAGTGTAGAGAAGCTCCTGACTATAGGCTTTATTCGAGAGGTTTACTACCCCAAATGGCTTGCCTACATCGTCATGGTAAAGAAGGCCAACGAaaaatggagaatgtgtgtagatttcACAGACTTAGATAATGCATGCCCGAAAGGTAGTTTTCCCCTTCCCAGGTATGGCCAGATGAGCTACCTGGTGTCCTATGGGCGTACAAGACGACGGTGAGGACCCCTGCAGGGGAGACACCTTTTAagctagcctatggaagtgaaGCAGTCATACCTGCGGAAGTGCATATGGCTAACCATAGGGTGATGTCATATCAGGATAAGGATAACGAGGAGCAACTCCGTTTGAACCTCGATCTTATAGACGAGGTGAGGGCAGATGCAGAGCACAGGGCAGCGAAGTACAAGAACCTCATGGCTAGGcaatatgatgcaatggtgaagCCAAGACGTTTTAACATAGGAGATCTCGTCCTGAGAAAGGTCTCTTTGGCAACCAAAAACCCAGCTCATGGGAAATtgggccccaattgggaaggaccctatagagTCATCAACTttaaaaggcaaggatcctactacttgGAGGCCCTGGACAGGAGAAAATTGGAACATCCTTGGAACGTGGAGCACCTGAAGAGGTACTATCAGTAAAAGTGAGCCTAGATTAGCATTGTAAAGATTATACATAACTGAATTGCTATcggtattttaaatatatactaagtatgtacaaaattatattaagtggTTTAAGTTATTAGATATATAATTGTTGGTGTTTATTTAAGTATATAAAGGTAAggatatatattatatatatatatatgtgtgtgtgtgtgtgtgtgtgtgtgtgtatgcaaagtgatattattttgtagaaaagtgagtgtgaatgcaagaaagtTGAAAAGGTAAGTTATCCTTTCTTTCCTAGCAATACACGTGAATCACCCAAGTTATTTTGCTGGACTTCTTGGCTGCACCAGAAATTCCCTTGGTCATTCTTGCTttacttctttgttttcttccttctttgttCTTATTGGTTGCACCTTTATCTCTTCTTTGACTTTCTCAAGCTCTAGGACACCCCATAAGCTCTCTTGCTCTCATTTTCCACAGGTACACACACAAATCAAAAATTTAAGCTCACtttgctctctttttctctcaaggAAAGAGCTAGGAAGCTCTCTTAGGTCCACTTTGTGATGTGAACCCCATCAAGAATAACGAGACCCAACAACGAAAGGGAACCCAAGATCGTTCTATGGACAGATTCAAATGGGAGACCTCGACCCgttgtttatgacaaacaagaacctcGGTATAAGGAAGACGCCACAAACGGTGGTGGAAACTCCGTATGATAAGTAGAGATGAACGTCACGGGAATTCCCGATAAGTTAGAGTAGTTCTTCAAAGAACTAAAGAGAATAAACCTCacaagttttatcaataatatctgaaaaacgtttacagacttagatgactatttaaaggctccttaaaacttgacagacaagaaaatgGTAAAGAAGGCCAACGAaaaatggagaatgtgtgtagatttcACAGACTTAGATAATGCATGCCCGAAAGGTAGTTTTCCCCTTCCCAGAATTGACCAGCTCATTGATTCAACAGCTGTGCATGAACTACTAACCTTCATGGATCCTTTTTTAGGTTATAATCAGATCCTCGTGAACAAGGAAGACCAGGAGAAAACTGCATTTGTAACCAGCTGGGGCCTGTATTGTTATAAAGTCATGTCATTTAGCCTAAAGAACGCAGGTGCCACGTACTAGAGACTGGTAAACCAAATGTTCAGCAAACAAATAGGTAGGAATATAAAGGTCTATATGGATGACATGCTCGTAAAAACTAAGGAAGCAAAGACTCACCTCAAATGAGCTAAGCCAATTTGATATTGAATACAGACCGAGGACAGCAATCAAAGCCCAGCCACTATCAGACTTTATCGCTAAATTCACTCTTCCAGATCCTAATCTAGAAGCAGAGTACTAGACAATGTATGTAGATGGCTCATCTGTAGCAGGTCTCAAAGGTGTCGGTGTGATTGTGACCTCGCCTAAGAAGGATGTCCTTAAATATGGATTTCAACTCCAATTTCCAGCAACAAACAATAAAGCAGAGTATGAAGTAATCCTCACTAGTTTGAGGATAGCAAAAGCTCTAGGAGTTAAGAATTTGAAGTTGAGAACCGACTCCAAGCTAATTGTTGGGCAAATAACCAACGAGTATGAAGCAAAAGAGGAAAGAATGAAGAGGTATCTGAAGCTAACAAACCAATTGGTTGATTACTTTGATGATGTCAGGTTTAAGCAAATCTCGTGAGAGACCAATTTAGCTGCTGGCGATGTACCTAGGTTGGCATCATCTGAAGATGCCACAGAGAAGCCTAGGCTATATATGGAAGTTTAGATATTCACAAGCATAGAAGGATTACAAGCCTTCCCAGTTCAGCAATTGCGCACCTAGATGAATCCAATCCTTTCTTACTAGCTTCCATCGGACTCGTTCGAAGAAAAGAAGGTTAAAGTCAGAGCCACGAGATTCACTGTTGTGAACGATGAACTCTATAAGAGGGGATTTTCATTGCCTTACTTGAAGTGTCTGAATCCTGAAGAAGCATTGTATGTGTTGCAAGAAATCCATGAAGATATATGCGGGAATCATTCATGACCTCAATCTCTAGTCGGGAAGGCAATCAGAGCAGGCTACTTTTGGCCGAAAATGCAAAAAGACGCAGTTGAGCTCGTAAAAAAATGCGTTAAGTGTTAGCGGCTTAAGAATGTGTAGCAGATTCCTGGAGAACTAATGACGAGCATTTCTTTACCATGGTCATTCTCAGCCTAGGGCATTGACATTATTGGCCCATTGCCACAAGGCAAGAAGTAGGTTAAGTTTTTACTTATTGCTatcgactatttcacaaaatgggttgaagcagagCCTTTAGCGGAGATCACGGAAAGCAGGATACAATACTTCGCCAGGAAAAACATTGTCTATAGGTTTGGAATCCCAAAGGCAATCATATTTGACAATGGACGACAATTTGATAGCCAAAACTTCAGAGAATTTTGTGTAGAgctaggaataaagaaccattATTTGTTGCCTGGCCATCCATAGGCAAATGGATAGACAGAGGTAACAAATCGTACTTTACTCAAACTCATCAAAGAGCgacttgagggggcaaagggtgcACGACCAGAAGAGTTACCAGGTGTACTATGGGCTTATCGAACAATTGTAAGGACACCAACAAGAGAAATACCATTCAAGCAGGTCTTTGGTACGGAAGCAGTCATTCCTGTCGAAGTAGGGCTGTCAAGCCTTAGATGAGCCCATTACGACGAGAGTTCAAACAATGACGAATTGAGATTAAGTTTGGATTGCTTATCAAAAGTCAGAGATGAGGCAGCTCAAAGAATGGCCCGATACCAGCAGAAGATGGCAAAGTACCACGATTAGAGGGTGAGGCTCAAAAGGTTTAACCCTGATGATATGGTATTGTGAAAAGTCTCACAGGCCACCAGAGGCCCAACCCAAGGAAAAATAGGTCTTACTTAGGAAGGTCTATATAAGGTCATCTGTTACTCGAGAAGAGGAAGCTACTACCTGAAAGACCTCGATGGCAATCCATTGCCTCGTCCCTGGAATGTGGAGCACCTCAAAAAATACTATCACTAGGAATACCTAAATCAATAAACTCCGTCCATAGGAGTACCTCGTCTGACGAAGCATCAGATAAGCGAGGtttcttttgcttttactttagcattttcttttaGCATTTCAATTTGGTCAAGTTATTTCCATTTATTTTCCCTGTAATCCCCTCATAAATAAGGGTGAATGAAATAATAAGACTCCCTAAGCCATCTCTTCTTAAAAACACTTGATCTTCGATTCAATCATCCGTAACAACGCAAACTTAAGGGTAAAGTTGTAGACGAGGCTAAATCATGAAAAAGAGATACCCATGGTAAAAACTTCAAATGGAGTTTAAATCATGAGGGAACTGCTAATGGTAAAAACTCCAACAATGAGTTTAAATCATAAGGAAAATTGTCAACGGTAAAAACTCCAATGACGAGTTTAAATCGTAAAGAAAGTTGTTAACGGTAAAAAACTCCAATGACGAGTTTAAATTGTAAAGGAAATTCCAATGTCGAGTTTAAATCACAAAAGAAACTTGTTAATGGTGAAAGCTCCAATAACGAGTTTAAATCATAGAAGAAACTTGTTAATTGTAAAAGCTCCAATAATGAGTTAAATCATAGAAGAAACTGTTAGTGGTTAAAACTCCAATGACgagtttaaattataaaaaagagtTACTAATGGTAAAAACTGAAACAACGAGTTTAAATCGTTATGCCATGAAGAAACTATTAGTGGTAAAAATTCACCAAAGAACTTAATTGACAAACTATCAGTAGGTTTCATTGATGAGTTGCAAGAGAAGCCCTTCCAAAGGAAAGGTCAAAGAAATCAAAACTGAGCCGATAACAGGAATTAAAGCTGCATTCAAAATGATTATTGTCTTTTGaataggaattaaaaaaaaaaaaaaaactttaaaacaagGAGCTTTAAAATAAGGAGGCAACCAACATCCAAAATGATCATTGTCTTTAAAGATGAAATATTAAAGCCTCAAAATAGGGAGGCAACCAAagtttccccaaaaaaaaaaaaaaaaaaaaaaaaaaaaaaaaaaaaacaggaagagagaagaaaagatatCAAAAGACTTTTTAGGGTGCAATAATGACCTCGTCCTCGTGGCCTTAGTCTGTTGGTCCAACATCAGTAGCACCATCCCCTCCAGCAGCAGTGGCAGTAGTTTCTTCTTGCTCTTTGGCTTCATTGGCAAGGACCTTGTGAGAGATTGGGAAAAATtggggtgctctcaaaaaagagatttgggtgcttttaagggcacctctctttttgggtaagtggtgtgaagttgccacttattttttttatacaaaaaataagaaaaaataaatacaaattacatgatcaaaatacttcattatcattgattgaataaagaaaagtacaactttggtaaattaaccttacaaggctttgggtcctagttacaatctatgcaAAAGAATACAAAGCTTTTGGTCccagttacaatctaccaaaattaaagaaagacaacactaatctacctatccaaaaatccTAAGCTTAGGGGCTAAATTTCGGAATGAGAAGGTGTAAGGCACCCATTCCACccagacagagtctggtcttctagactctaatgaTCAATATACCCTATTTTGCATGAtgtgaatgatatgttgaacatacATGACAGACGCTTGActaaaattaattcaaataaatttaccTTATGGATGTGTcctctttttttaagaaaattcaaatctgttttgtgtataaaagaaaatttgatttgtaaagaaaaatcagatcttttttttaagtaaaagaaagaataagatttttgttaaaGAGAATCAATTCTGTTTTTGTGTAAAATTAAACAAGGgtgattttatcaagaaaaactagatctgtttatttttttattttatttttttaatgaaaaaaggaataagattttgtaaaaaatgtattagatttgtttttgtgtaaaagtaaaaaagtgattttatcaagaaaaatcagatctttttttaatgaattaaaaaaaaaaaaatatttttgaaagaggATCCACATTCatacaatgaatttattatGCATGCATCACATTCATAAAAAAACTACAACTTGATTTTCAGTCCTttcatgaaatttcaaaatatgcagtTTTGTACCAAAgaaactttttctcaaaaaaaaaaaaaagaaaaaagaaaaatcagatttttatttaatgaaaaatatagatcagttttggagttaaaaaaaaatcgaatCTGAAAGATTAGGTCAGtttttggtttagaaaaatcagatctTAAAGATTAGGTTAGTTTTTGGTTtggaaaaatcagatctgaaagattagattagtttttagtttagaaaaatcatatctgaaagATTGGACCAGTTTttggtttagaaaattcaaatctgaaagatcaaattagtttttttaaaagaatctttgataTACATTAGCAGATTTTGaatatgttaaagaaaaattcaagcaGAACAAGGTAATTATACATTAAGAgcaagaaataataaaacatgttaaacatattcatgcatcatCAACAAAactaatgaagaagaaaaaaagaatacctcttgcatgagcgtgCTCTTCTAgttgaaagaatattttaggattcaaagaaatttattcaaccctttgaagcctaaaatacattacttacaaaaaaagaaattcttaaggCAAGAGCCTCCAAAACGACTTTAATGCAAGGGGATTTGAAAAATTAGAAGAGAATAGCcagaaagaggggggggggggtgtcagAAAGTGTGTTGAATTTTGAGAGGcatcctctatttatagaggttttGGAATGCTTCGAAAAATTAGCTGAATGATCAGATAAGAATTAGGATGcgtccttatctctaaaaaaataaaaaagggtaaGGTTTATCTCAATCCAGGAGTCCTGGGGTTATGCCAGCAATTTAGGCCAATTGGCACTCCAAGAGTGCCGAATGGCCCTCTTGGGTAACAGACCGCATTTAAATTTTGGTCGaatttggactccttttttagggtttttgagtTGGGAATTGCACTTAGACATATTTTTAATccgtattctaaaaattaatctcCTTTGCAGAGTATTCAGGtctttaaagtgataattatcttgtagataaacaCTCCAAAAATGTCTttgattatccacaatttctttgttatctgattatccactttattcccatgcaagcaaGTCTATTTTTCACACTAgctaacaaccaatcacaaaattatttaattaattttaattgttagccagtaagaattaatttaaattaattatgtgtGGTTGGTTCCACCCAAACGAAATGCATGCAGACCGTGCAAACTTGACTGtgcgatatctttcaatccgacgGCCCAATTTGGAAATCGGACACACCGTCGCGACCATTAgaacctcaagatcatttttatgaaatgcaatgaatgaattaatgcatgtaatgcaactcTAAATGTcgggtatatgaatggtcactctagccatcttccttgattaaattgTGGGTGCAAAATCAAGTGTctacagaatgcccctcattgacaAAGCTTGCAAAGCGAATGTCATTGTAAAAGAAAGACACTGATTTCAGAAGCCATGATTTAATtgagtttgacttttcaaagatTACCTAGTCCTAGAACCTAAAACCTTGGAACATAGAACTAGTGTTTCgctgttttgaaaaaaatgagaattgtGAATACTCAACCTACTTGATAACTGATAAATTTGAAATGAATCTTGAAGTCTGGGGTGACTGAGAGGCGTCTTTATCTCAGTCTAGATCTAGAGAGGATTGAGAGGGTTCTCTATCTCAATCCGTATGTAGGGGGTGATCAAAGGGCTTTTCTACCTCTATCTGAACCGAAGGTGaccaaagggcttctctaccttggaaCCTGGGGCGATTGGGAGACTTCTCTATTTCAATCTTAAATTATGatgaccaaggggcttctctacttTGATTTGAATGGAAGGTGACCAAGTGGCTTCTTTACATTGGAACCTAGGGTGATTGAAAGGCTTCTTTATCTCAATCCTAAATTACGatgaccaaggggcttctctacctcgatctgaACAAAAGGTGACCAAAGGAATTCTCTACCTTGAAACTTGGGGCAgttgagaggcttctctatctcaatcttgaattgtGACGACTAAAGGGCTTTTCTACCTCAATCTTAAtgaaaggtaaccaaggggcttaTCTACCTTGGAAATTGGggcgattgagaggcttctctatctcaatcttgaattgtGACTACCAAGGAGCTTCTCTACCTCGATTTGGACAGAgggtaaccaaggggcttctctaccttggaaCCTGGGGTGATTGaaaggcttctctatctcaatttTGAATTGTGGCGACTAAGGGGCATCTCTACCTTGATCTGGATGGAAGGTAActaaggggcttctctaccttaatctgaatggaaggtaaccaaggggTTTCTCTACCTCCAAAACTGGggcgattgagaggcttctctatctcaatctttgAATGGGggtgaccaaggggcttctctacctcaatctaaatggaaggtaaccaaggggcttctctacctcggaattgagaggcttctctatcatAATCTTGAATTGcagtgaccaaggagcttctctacctcgatctgaatggaaggtaaccaaggggcttctctacctcagaACCTGGGACGATTGAGAGGCTTATCTTTCTCAACCTTGAATTGCAATGaccaaagggcttctctaccttgattTGAATGGAAGGTAACCACGGTTTTCTCTACCTTGGAACCTAGAGTTTCGCCTGCAAAAGATCAAAATTTGGGATTAGACTTTAAATGATGAGTGCTTTGTTGTTCCACTATTTTGAGATGTGtgattttcctctctctcttttctttgacttgaaCTTCctcttcaaaaggaaaaacctTTTTTATGAAGtcctttgaaaatttttcatcatttattttttttgaaatttgttcaTGGAGATTTATCCTTCGTAAATTTGGTCAGGAGATTTATCCCTTGAATATTTGTtcatggagatttttccttttgaagatttatttaggagatttttccctttttgaagattttttagGAGATATTTCCTTTCATGAAGATGTGTTCATGGAGATTTGTCCATCGAAGATTTTCCTTTTATGAAGATGTATTCATGGAGATTTATCCTTTGAAGATTGAAGTGTAGGAGATTTATccctttttgaagatttgatcatggagatttgtcctttgaagatttattcaagagatttttccttttatgaagATGTGTTCATGGAGATTTATCCATTGAAGATTGAAGTGTAGGAGATTTATCcctttttgaagatttgttatttaaaaatttgaataagagatttatcccttgaaaatttgttcatggagatttgtcctttgaaaatttgaataggAGATATATCCCTTGAAGATTTGTCCTTCGAAGATTTGTTCAggagatttttcatttttcattttgttttggagatttatccttttaaaaaatttgggaaatctatcctttgaaattttttttaggagatttgtccttttgaaaatttgattttaggagatttttcctttttgaaaaatgttttaggAGATttatcattttgaaaattttttaggagatttgtccttttgaaattttgtttaggAGATTTATCCTTTGAAAAGTTTGTTAGGAGATTTGTcctttagaaaattttatttttttagagttttttcccttttgaaaaatgttttaggAGATTTAtccttttgaaattttgttagGAGATTTGTCCTTTGAAAATTGAAGTTCAAGAAATTTCTCCTCTTTTAATTTCCTGCAAGAAAAACAGGAGTTGATTTATAGTCAGTTAATTTGTATAACTCATAAACTACCACTCTTTGGTCTTTGTATTTGATGACTTTGATATGTATGGACTTATTCTTGTAAGAGCTTGTTTCAGAAAAGTTTAGAGTTTACCTAACGAAGATTTATGGTGTAAAGGTTCAAATTTACTTCACAGGTTTTGACATGGGGGATCTTACCTGAACGAGGCATAGTTGAATGCCCCCCTAGTCTACAAATTGAAGCATGATTTTGAAAACCTTGACTTTTGAGGaaaagatgattttattttattttttcaaaatggatGAGGCATggccgaatgcccctagtttagaaatggatgcatgatttttggaaatcttgatttttttttgaaaagatgatgatgatgatctcttctttattttttatttatttattttttgaaaatgaatgaggCATGGCCGAATGGCCCTAGTTTAGAAATGGATGCATGATTTTTggaaatcttgatttttttttttttttgaaaagatgatgatgatcctcttttaaaaaaaaaaaagaatgaggcATGActgaatgcccctagtttaactatcaatgtgaattttgaaaaatcttattGTGTAGGGACattcaataaagaaaaatgattttttttatttttttttcaaaatggatgAGGCATggccgaatgcccctagtttagaaatggatgcatgatttttgaaaatcttgattttttttgaaaagatgatgaagatgatctcttcttcttttcttttctttttgaaaatgaatgaggCATGGctgaatgcccctagtttagtaatggatgcatgatttttggaaatcttgatttttttttttttaaaagatgatgatgatcctctttaaaaaaaaagggataattacagcaAACCTACCTGAGGTTTGGCCCGTTTGCACTTTACCTACCCGTGGTTCAAAACTTttcactttgcccacctgaagTTAGTTCTGTTAGccttccgtaacccacctctccatTTGccattagaaaaacacatttttagcctaaaacaaatataacaagaatCAAAAAGCTAGGATTTTTCATTCCTCGTGAACTTCAATGAGAACAAAGTGGAGGAACAACACACCAATCAAATGActcaatgaaattatttttaatccataacaatatcaacaatttcacaacaggCCAACTATCACAACAGCCCAACTATCACAACAGCCCAACTATCACAACAGCCACAATCACACCAGTACTTAACCCTTTGTTCGAAGACaattttccttttgcttcaCTCATTACAGGTGCTTCTGGTAACGAGCTCGGGTTTGATGGCACCGTCTAAGCCAATGCAGTCACTGGAGATGTATTGGTGAACGAAGAAGCAGGCGAAGGACTCGACCCACATAGCCCTTCGTTCCCAAAAAAGCTTCCTTGACCAAAGCACAGCGATGCgtttcattttccttcattctTGCTTCatgggtttcattttttttgtggttttggttgtgggtttatctgatttttgtggttttggttGTGGGTTCATCAGATTTCCTTCGTTCTCACATCTGTCTCGGTGGTTTGGAGCAGATCCAGGAAGAGGGCCGGCGGTGGTTTAGAGAGAATGGAGCTCGATCTCGGCCAAAATGGAGCTCAATCTCGGCCTCTGTCTCGGCCGAtggtggttttctttttttgcttttgggttgtgggtttgataATGATTTAATTATGGTGGGGTTATGGGTTGTGTCTTGTGGTGGTTTTGGATTGTGGGCGTGGTGGTGGTGCTAAGTTGTGGGTTCTaatagtggtggtggtggagtggGTGGCAACGCTTTgtgggtttcaattttttttttttttttgctttttggttgtgggttttatttgattttggctTGCTAATAGTGGTTGACCTCCATAGCTGCCGTTAGCACCACTATGAGCCACCGCCACAACAGCCAAGCCGCCGTGCAAGCCACCATCAAACTTTAGGTCGAAGCACTCGGACACCACCATTGGCAGGATGAACAATGGtgttgtttttctctctttggttTGTTTCTATTTTCTGTTTAATCTATGATTGggttctaaaactttttttattatagtttgggtttgaaaaatgTGAGGGATTTTAGTATGGATTCAGAGGATTTAATTGGTTTTGGATGTGTGTaactgaaaattttgaactataTTTACAAATgttgtgttcttgtgtttgtGAGGAAAAgatttgatggtttgtgtttgattcGTGTTAtgttctattttta
This genomic window contains:
- the LOC115966715 gene encoding uncharacterized protein LOC115966715, yielding MVEEEPSKPVEEAENVELVEGDPSKTTKVGKELQSSIKDKKAKFLKRNLDVFAWIHEDMPGIDGDVTEHLLDVDLMKKPVQQRQGVWPDELPGVLWAYKTTVRTPAGETPFKLAYGSEAVIPAEVHMANHRVMSYQDKDNEEQLRLNLDLIDEVRADAEHRAAKYKNLMARQYDAMVKPRRFNIGDLVLRKVSLATKNPAHGKLGPNWEGPYRVINFKRQGSYYLEALDRRKLEHPWNVEHLKRYYQ